The following are encoded in a window of Anopheles stephensi strain Indian chromosome X, UCI_ANSTEP_V1.0, whole genome shotgun sequence genomic DNA:
- the LOC118503981 gene encoding uncharacterized protein LOC118503981 — MSQFSSIATCFGHVVLAAVTGWSLKYLPAPNLLSTPFVWIMLWCLMAYSMLGIIRFSHPQPGKLLRFLYDHTALLAKVCPLPFLNAQLYLAQPAQTLHEFGESFVQPYQNGLGYAFLLSAVVAYVVCNIFSDLSRRHIGEHVATGVLLLNAVGLSLVACSSDNFWAMGLVVSCVSKHFLLPVLAERYRMPHALLYTYGLSFYEIFAVNAVIDVQTSTIRVIM, encoded by the coding sequence ATGAGTCAATTTTCCAGCATTGCCACGTGCTTCGGTCACGTTGTGCTGGCGGCCGTGACGGGCTGGTCGTTAAAGTATCTACCCGCCCCGAACCTTCTCAGCACACCGTTCGTCTGGATCATGCTCTGGTGCCTGATGGCGTACAGCATGCTTGGCATCATTCGCTTCAGCCATCCTCAGCCGGGAAAACTGTTGCGCTTTCTGTACGACCATACCGCGTTGCTTGCCAAGGTGTGTCCACTGCCGTTCCTGAACGCACAGCTATACCTAGCCCAGCCAGCCCAGACCCTGCACGAGTTCGGCGAAAGCTTCGTGCAACCGTACCAAAACGGGCTAGGCTATGCCTTCCTACTCTCAGCGGTGGTAGCGTACGTGGTGTGTAACATTTTTAGCGATCTCAGCCGTCGCCACATCGGTGAGCATGTGGCTACCGGCGTACTGCTGCTGAACGCGGTCGGGCTTAGTTTGGTAGCTTGCAGCAGCGATAACTTCTGGGCCATGGGGTTGGTAGTGTCCTGCGTATCGAAACACTTCCTGCTGCCCGTACTCGCCGAACGGTACCGTATGCCGCACGCCTTGCTGTACACGTACGGGTTAAGCTTTTACGAAATATTCGCCGTGAACGCTGTCATCGATGTACAGACTTCCACGATCAGAGTGATAATGTAA